Below is a window of Patescibacteria group bacterium DNA.
ACATGGGGTACAAAACCTTTGAGCAAATAAAAGATTTACTTAGCTGTCAGTAATCCCCTTATCTTCTTAAATAAAACATCTGAATTCTCAATAGATTCTACCCACCAAACAGGTTCTAACATCGTCCGTCCCTCGGAGCAGGCTAGTGCTCGGTTCGAGAGACCTATATTTTTTTCGCCCAAGAATTATTGTCTTGAGTTTTTTGTTATAATACAATAAAACGAAAGGTCGTTGATATTAAGAATAAGATTTAAATATGGAAAAATTACATCCTAAAGTGGTTTGGATATTTTTCTTTCAATTTCTTTTTGCTCCTCTTTTTATCGGATTTTTTATTGCACCTCTTCTAATAGTAATTCAAAGAAAAATTAGCGAAGGAGCAGTTGTTCTCCCTTGGGGATGGTTGATCTCAGGACTTTTTCTTTATATCATTTTCTGTTATATTTGGGCCAAATTAACTTATCGTTTCTGGCGTTACCAACTAACTGAAGATGCAATCAAAATAGAAAAAGGAGTAATCTGGAAAAAATACATTTCCATTCCCTATGAAAGAATTCAAAACATAGATATTTATAGAGGAGTTTTAGCAAGACTTCTTGGATTAAGTGATCTTCAGATTCAAACCGCTGGATATTCAGGGGGTTATGGAAAATACGGAAGGGGAACTGAAGGTAAGCTTCCTGGTATTGATATTCAAATAGCAGAACAGTTAAGAGAAGATTTAATTAAAAAAGTTAAAGGAACAAAACAGGGATTATAGAAGTAATCATTAACTTCTTCCCAAACAGGTTCTAACAAAGTCCGTCCCCCGGAGCAGAGCAACGAAAACAGGGTCAAAAGCCCTGTTCTGTTTCTTAATTAAGACAAAAAAGCCCATCGCTGGGCAATTTTTATTTCCGCCCGCCCCGCCCGAGAGTTTTTCTCGGGGTTTTGTTTTGCGCCCGCCATTGACAGGTCTTCGGATATTTGTTAGAAAGGAATAGTTGTTTAAAAATCACGGTGAGTTAAATTGAATAAAGAGGGTCCGAGACTTGAGAGACACGTTCAGCCAACTCAACGTGGCAAAAGAGTTGTGGATTGGATCACGAAGAAGATCGCAGAAGGGGAAGGGAAATTTCCCTCAGAAATTCAGAAAAACGTAGTTTTAGAATTCTTACAGTTGCACGAAGAAACTATAGATACAAGAATACAGCCAGAAAAAAGACTCAAAAACATACTTAAAAGGATGGCTAAAAAGCGGGAATTGCCACCACTTGTGTTTGGATACCTGTTTAGAGAAAGTACCAAAAGCGTCTTATCTGCGGTTGGAAAGAAAGAAACTGATATCGTCTTAACAAAAGACCAAATCACTACTCTTCAAGGGGTCATAGAGATCCTAAAAGGAATATGCGACCACTGCGGCGGAGAGGGAGAGATTCCGTTAGGAGAGGGAGCTCAAAGAAAGACATGTCCAGAATGTAAAGGTGCTGGAGAGATTAAACCTAAAGGAATTGACGCAGAAGAGTTTGAGAAATATTAGACTCAATCTCATAGAGACAAACCCCCATATTTGTCTCTTTTTTATTTCCGCCCGCCCTGCCTTGAGAGCCACCGCTTGACAGATTATTTCTCATCTTGTAAGATTGAAACAGTTCACTTTAAACATTAAAGAGAGTGAGGTAATGTTCAGTCCAGAAGAAAAGATAGCGATAATAGACGACCTTCGATTATTCGAAAGATATCTAAGACTGGGAATAGTAGAAGGAATGAATCACGAAGAAGCAGTTCAAGAATTAGCCAGAAGACTAGATGTGGACCCATCTATTATCGAAGATTTCATTAGAAAATTTATAGAGAAAGCTGCTAAAATTAGATCTATAGAACCATTCCCTATACGGTGCGTAAGCCCATTTGTTACCGTAGATTCTCTTCCTATAGGAGTTAGAGATAAACATCTTTAACCTCCTTTTTGTTTCCACCCGCCCCCCTAGGAGTTTTTTTTTAGAATTATTTGATAGGGTTCAAAACAGGAGGGAAAATCGAAAATGGATGTAACGGAAAAAGATATAGAGGAGGCACTAAGAGGGGAAAAAAGAATTCATTGGCTTGATCTTCCACCCACTATAAAGCGACGGGACGGGACATATCTGAAAGCATCTACAGTTAAAGAGGGTTCTGAAGAGTATGAAAAGTTTCGTTCTCTCAAAGTACGGGGGTATCCTGTTCTCCTCGTTCCAGCAATCGGTACGAAATTCAGTCAGTCTGTCGTTTATGTAAGGGAAGACATCTACAATGAAGTTACGGGAAGACCACCACCCGTTTTGAGAAAATCATAAATATCGCACTTTAAAATATTATACTTTGTTAAATATGAGGAAGCCGTTTGAGTCGGCTTTTTTTATTTCCGCCCCGCCCCGAGAGTTTTTCTTGGGTGCCGCCGCCTCATCGCCAAGAAGACGATTTTTTGGTAGAGTAAATTAGTGGAAGATAAAAAACATCAAAAAATCCTCTCATATATTTGGTCTCTTAAAGAACGGGCAGAAAAATTAAGGAAAGGGGCCAGTGATTGGGAAGTAAATGTAAATATAAGTAAAAAAAGAATAAAGAAAATAGATGCTCACTCAAAATTTCTTGGGCAAATAATTAAGATATCTTTAAAGCCAGAATTAACTGAAAAAGAGAGAAAACAATTAATTCGTTTAACTAAACGTAGACTTTCCTCACTTAGAAAACATTTTTTATCGGTATATAATATAATTCAGAAAAATCCTAGTAGAGTTTGGGACAAAAAAATTAAAAGCACTGAAAGAGAGTTGGAAGAACGCCTGGTTCTTTACGAAAAAGTTGTACCATTATTATTCCGGAAGAAATTAAAGAGAGCAAAATGAGTCATATTTTAACTATTGTTGAAGTTACCAAAAAATAAGACAGGGCTTTTTTGATTAAGAACGGACCAGAACCGGCACCCTCACTCCCAGATTCTCCAAAAACCAGGTTCGAAGATCGTGGACAGTGGGGAGCTAAGAGTTTCAAGTCTATTCTGGACTTGTTTTTAATTTAATTTGACAAAAGAAGTGCGACATGTATACTTAAATCACTGTTCTTTTTACAAAGAAGAATGTCGTACTATCTAGATCTTACGTTAAATTTTTTATCTGTGAGAACTTAGAAGTAGGTCGGTAAGTTTAATAAATTTTTAAAAAAAAGATGACAAATAAGCTTTACGTAGGGAGTCTTTCTTTTGACACGACGGAAGATACTCTAAAAGATTTATTTTCCCAGGCAGGTACAGTAAATTCTGTTTCTATCATAATGGATAAATTCTCTGGTAGATCAAAGGGATTTGCATTCGTGGAAATGTCTTCAGAAAAAGAAGCCAAAAAAGCAATAGAAATGTTTAATGGAAAAGAATTAGACGGAAGGAACATCGTAGTAGACGAAGCCAAGCCGATGGTAAAGAAACCTTTCAGAAAATTCTCTGACAATCGCAAAGGATTTGGTAGAAAAAGGTTTTAGAAAGAAGACTAAAAATCAAACAACAAAGAACCTTTCACAAAAGGCTCTTTGTTTTAGATACTCACCAAACAGGTTCTAACATCGTCCGTCCCTCGGAGCTCGCTTGCCCGAGAGTTTTTCTCGGGTTTTAATTGTGGATAACTTAGGCTTGACAGGCTATAGTTATGGGTATATACTCATAATAGATAGTCATTATAAAGGTCGGGCTATCAAACAATCATTAAACTACAAAGAACAAAAATATGCCAAGATTTGATGGAAGAGGTCCTTTGGGTTTTGGTCCAGGCACTGGTTGGGGTTGGGGTCCTTGCGGTGGTGGGATGGCTTGGCGGAGAGGTCGTGGTCGTGGATTTGGAAGATTCTGGGGTTATGGTCCGTGGGGTTATGCTCCACATCAACCCAAAATAACAAAAAAAGAAGAGGTTGAAATGTTAACCGATGAAGCCGAAGTTTTGGAAGAAGAATTGAAGGCTATTAAAGAACGCCTGGTTGAACTAAAGGCCAAAAAATAAAAGAAGGCCGAGAACCCAGCCCTTTCTGAGAAGGAAGGGTTGGGGAAGCCTTCTTCATCTATAGAATACTATTAGATTTTAATAATTTCAATTATGGTTAGACCAAGACTCTGTCGAAGAATTAGATTCAATCCAAATGTTACCTATTTTAAGCCTCGGAGTGTGCCGATAAGGTTTTTAGAGGTGGTTGAATTAACAATTGAAGAAATAGAGGCTTTAAGGTTGAAAAATATAAAAGATTTAGACCAGATTGAATGCGCTAAACTAATGAAAACTTCACAAAGCACTTTCCAAAGAATTCTATCATCGGCCTACAAAAAAGTTAGCGAAGCTTTGATAAAAGGCAAAGCGATAAAGATAATAAAAATAAATTAGCCAATATTAAGATAGCTAGGTTTTTATATTAAACCTCCACCAAATAGGTTCTCCTCCTCCATTAAAATTACGGAGGACAAGTAACATCGTCCACGACCCGTGGTATTCTCGGGGTTTTGTTTTTATATGGGTTTGATATAATTGAAGTAGATTTATGGCAGATTTAATTTGTTTAGGGATCATTCAGGGGATATTTGAATGGATTCCAATTTCTAGTGAGGGAATAGTTGCGATAGCGAGTCAATTTTTAATAACAAAAGTTAACCCTATTGAAGTAGCTTTATTTCTACACCTGGGAACTCTTTTTGTAGTGCTACTTTACTTTAGAAAAGATTGGAAAGAAGTTTTAATGTTAAGAAATCCTAAATTACTTCGTTTTTTAATAATATCTACCCTTATATCTTTAGTAATTGGATACCCACTTTATAAGGTAGTTAGGAATATAGCGATAGGAAATAGCCTTTTAGTAGTGATGGGTTTTGGTTTATTTTTAACAGCTTATTTTCATAAAAAAAAGATAATTTTTAAAATAAGCCCTGGGAAATTAGCAATGATTACTGGATTTTTACAGGGGCTTTCTGTAATTCCTGGATTATCGAGGTCAGGTGTTACTATTTTTGGTTTGTCTTTAGGAAAAGTTACTCCTTCTGAGATATTAAAAATTTCTTATATGATGTCAGTCCCTGTGATTTTAGCCTCCAGTTGTTATTTATTTTTAAGGAATCCAGTTTTAGCTCTTGAAGGATGGCCATCTTTGATTTCTAGTTTTTTAGCCGGATTTTTTAGTTTGCATTTTTTGATAAAATTTACTAAAAAAATAAATTTCTTTAAATTTGCCTTAATTTTTGGCCTACTTTGTTTTTTAGGAGCGGCAATAGGATTTATAATTTGAACGATAGTGAAAAATATCCTCAAGGAAGGCATATTTTGAGCAAAGCGAAAAATATCCCTAGAGGTATAATTTAGTCCTTTTATTTCAGATAAAGTTGGTGGAGCGTTTATAGAGAAATTTCTGAAAAAAACTTGACATGTCATTTTGGCCTTGCTATATTAAAACCGACTATTTTAGTCGGTTTTAATTTGTATTACCACTATGAAAATTTCTAAAAAATCTCAGTATGGCCTACGGGCGATGGTCTATTTAGCCAACCCTCGTTTAAAAGATAAGGCCTGCCCATTAAAGAAAATTTCCAAAGATGAAGAAATCCCTTTTGATTTTTTAGAAAAAATATTCTCAAAATTGGAAAAGGCCGGTTTAATCAAAGCCAAAAGAGGTATTCAGGGAGGATATTTTTTGGCTAGAGAACCTAAAAAAATTACAGTAGGAAAAATAATAAGAATACTAGAAGGAACAATTGCTCCGGTCAGATGTATAGCTAAGGAAAAGGGAATAAAATTTCATTGTCCCAGAAAAAAAATCTGCAAGACTTTTAATGTTTGGCAGAAAATTCAAGATATTCTAAATTCTACTTTAAACTCTATTACCTTAGCAGATTTAGTGAAACCCCACAGGAAAGCGAAGCTTCCTACGGGGTAAGAAATAATATGGCAAAGAAAATAAGAAAAATATATTTAGACTACAACTCACCTACCACCCTTCAAGGAAAAATCTACATGGACTATGCGGCCACAACGCCGGTTGATCCTCGGGTAATTAAAGCCATGCTCCCTTATTTTTCAGAGAAATTTGGAAATACCATGTCCTTGCATAGTTTCGGCCAAAAAGCAAAACAAGCCCTTGAAGAAAGTAGGGAGGTGATAACTGATTTAATGGGAGGCAAGCCAAATGAAATAATCTTTACTGGCTCAGGAACTGAGAGTAATAATCTGGCTTTAAAAGGAATTGCCTTTGCCAATAAAAAAAGGGGGAGACATATTATAATTTCCCAAATTGAGCACCCCAGTATTTTAGAAACCGCAAAATGGTTAGAAAGTCAGGGACTTAAGGTAACTAAATTGCCAGTTGATAGACATGGTTTGATTAATCTTGATGATTTTAAAAAGGCAATAGAAAAGGATACTATTTTGGTTTCAATAATCCATGCAAACAATGAAATAGGAACAATTCAGGAGATTTCAAAGATTGGAAAGATTTGTAAAGAAAAAAGAGTTTATTTTCATACCGATGCTACTCAAAGTTTTGGGAAAGTTCCAATAGATGTAAATAAAATGAATGTAGATTTGCTGACAGCTAATTCTCATAAGATGTATGGGGTAAAAGGAGCAGCTTGTTTATTTGTCAGAGAAGGTACTAAAATTGCGCCGATTTTGCATGGAGGTGGTCATGAAAAAGGTCTAAGATCTTCTACGGTAAATGTTCCGGCCATTGTTGGATTTGCCGAGGCAGCCAGGATCTGCAAAAAAGAAATGAAAAAAGAAAGAAAGAGGCTAATAAAATTAAGAGATAAATTGATTAAAAATATTCTTAGAAAAATAGAAGGATCTTATTTAAATGGTCATCCAAAAAAGAGGCTTCTAAACAATGCCAATTTCTGGTTTTCTTTTGTTGAAGGTGAATCTTTGGTTATTCAACTTGACCTTTTGGGTATCGCTGCCTCAACTGGATCGGCTTGTTCTTCAGCCAAATTAGAACCAAGCCATGTTCTTTTAGCAATAGGCTTAAAACCTCATCAAGCCCACGGCTCTTTGAGATTAACTTTGGGAAGGTGGACAAAAGAGAAAGACATTGATTATGTCCTAAAAGTATTACCAAAAATAATAAAAAGATTAAGAAAAATTTCTCCTTTCAAATATGAATAAAATTGGACCCTATACAAAAAAAGTTATTGAACATTTTAAAAATCCCCACAACTATGGAAGGATGAAAAATCCAGATGGACTGGGAAAGGTGGGGAATATTGTTTGTGGAGATGTGATGTGGCTTTATATAAAAGTTGGAAAGAATACAAAAGGGAAAGATAAAATTAAGGATATAAAATTTGAAACTTTTGGTTGTGTAGCAGCTCTTGCCACCAGTAGCGTGATTACTGATTTAGCTAAAGGAAAGAAGATTGAAGAGGCATTAAAAATTGAAAGGGATAAAGTTATTAAATCTTTAGGAGGTTTACCTCCAATCAAACACCATTGTTCTTTATTAGCCATTGATGCTTTATCTGAGGCAATTTACGATTATTCGTTAAAGAATAAAAAGAGAATTCCAAAAAAACTTCAAGAAAGGCATGAGAGAATTAAAAGGGAAAGGAAAGAAATAGGGAAGAGATACAAAGAATGGATAAAAATTGAGGAGAAAATGCATAAACAATGAAAAGGCTAAAAGAAAAAGTAATATGCGCTATGTCTGGTGGCATCGATTCATCGGTGGCTGCTGCCCTTTTGAAAAGGGCAGGTTTTGATGTTGTAGGAATCTTTATGAAGTTTTGGTCAGAGCCTGTAGAGGATGGATTGATAGGGGCTTGGAATAGATGCTGTTCGCCAGAAGCTGAAAAAAGAGCAGGGAAGGTGGCTAGTTACCTTTCTATTCCATTTTATGTTTATAGATTTGAAAAAGAATTTAAGAAAAGAATAGTTGATTATTTTTTAAAAGAGCATAAAGCAGGGAGGACCCCAAATCCCTGTGTGATTTGTAACAAAGAAATAAAATTCGGAATTTTACTAGAAAAGGCTCTGGCTTTGGAGGCAGATTATGTAGCCACTGGACACTACGCCCGTCTCCGACGGGAAATTCCAACCCCCAAATCTCAAACCCCAAACTATAAATTACTAAGAGCTAAAGATAAAGGAAAGGATCAATCTTATTTTCTTTGGCAGCTCAATCAAAAGCAATTAAAGCATATTTTGTTTCCAATTGGAGATTATACCAAAGACGAAGTTAGAAAATTAGCCAAGAAGTTTGAATTACCCGTTCTCAACATTCCAGAATCTATGGAGATTTGTTTTATTTCAACTACCATAAATGATTTTTTAAAAAGATATC
It encodes the following:
- a CDS encoding PH domain-containing protein, producing MEKLHPKVVWIFFFQFLFAPLFIGFFIAPLLIVIQRKISEGAVVLPWGWLISGLFLYIIFCYIWAKLTYRFWRYQLTEDAIKIEKGVIWKKYISIPYERIQNIDIYRGVLARLLGLSDLQIQTAGYSGGYGKYGRGTEGKLPGIDIQIAEQLREDLIKKVKGTKQGL
- a CDS encoding RNA-binding protein, producing MTNKLYVGSLSFDTTEDTLKDLFSQAGTVNSVSIIMDKFSGRSKGFAFVEMSSEKEAKKAIEMFNGKELDGRNIVVDEAKPMVKKPFRKFSDNRKGFGRKRF
- a CDS encoding DUF5320 domain-containing protein, whose translation is MPRFDGRGPLGFGPGTGWGWGPCGGGMAWRRGRGRGFGRFWGYGPWGYAPHQPKITKKEEVEMLTDEAEVLEEELKAIKERLVELKAKK
- a CDS encoding DUF134 domain-containing protein, which encodes MVRPRLCRRIRFNPNVTYFKPRSVPIRFLEVVELTIEEIEALRLKNIKDLDQIECAKLMKTSQSTFQRILSSAYKKVSEALIKGKAIKIIKIN
- a CDS encoding undecaprenyl-diphosphate phosphatase, whose product is MADLICLGIIQGIFEWIPISSEGIVAIASQFLITKVNPIEVALFLHLGTLFVVLLYFRKDWKEVLMLRNPKLLRFLIISTLISLVIGYPLYKVVRNIAIGNSLLVVMGFGLFLTAYFHKKKIIFKISPGKLAMITGFLQGLSVIPGLSRSGVTIFGLSLGKVTPSEILKISYMMSVPVILASSCYLFLRNPVLALEGWPSLISSFLAGFFSLHFLIKFTKKINFFKFALIFGLLCFLGAAIGFII
- a CDS encoding RrF2 family transcriptional regulator; the protein is MKISKKSQYGLRAMVYLANPRLKDKACPLKKISKDEEIPFDFLEKIFSKLEKAGLIKAKRGIQGGYFLAREPKKITVGKIIRILEGTIAPVRCIAKEKGIKFHCPRKKICKTFNVWQKIQDILNSTLNSITLADLVKPHRKAKLPTG
- a CDS encoding cysteine desulfurase; this translates as MDYAATTPVDPRVIKAMLPYFSEKFGNTMSLHSFGQKAKQALEESREVITDLMGGKPNEIIFTGSGTESNNLALKGIAFANKKRGRHIIISQIEHPSILETAKWLESQGLKVTKLPVDRHGLINLDDFKKAIEKDTILVSIIHANNEIGTIQEISKIGKICKEKRVYFHTDATQSFGKVPIDVNKMNVDLLTANSHKMYGVKGAACLFVREGTKIAPILHGGGHEKGLRSSTVNVPAIVGFAEAARICKKEMKKERKRLIKLRDKLIKNILRKIEGSYLNGHPKKRLLNNANFWFSFVEGESLVIQLDLLGIAASTGSACSSAKLEPSHVLLAIGLKPHQAHGSLRLTLGRWTKEKDIDYVLKVLPKIIKRLRKISPFKYE
- a CDS encoding iron-sulfur cluster assembly scaffold protein, which codes for MNKIGPYTKKVIEHFKNPHNYGRMKNPDGLGKVGNIVCGDVMWLYIKVGKNTKGKDKIKDIKFETFGCVAALATSSVITDLAKGKKIEEALKIERDKVIKSLGGLPPIKHHCSLLAIDALSEAIYDYSLKNKKRIPKKLQERHERIKRERKEIGKRYKEWIKIEEKMHKQ
- the mnmA gene encoding tRNA 2-thiouridine(34) synthase MnmA, which produces MKRLKEKVICAMSGGIDSSVAAALLKRAGFDVVGIFMKFWSEPVEDGLIGAWNRCCSPEAEKRAGKVASYLSIPFYVYRFEKEFKKRIVDYFLKEHKAGRTPNPCVICNKEIKFGILLEKALALEADYVATGHYARLRREIPTPKSQTPNYKLLRAKDKGKDQSYFLWQLNQKQLKHILFPIGDYTKDEVRKLAKKFELPVLNIPESMEICFISTTINDFLKRYLKSKPGPIVEPRTKASFIRNRQVHYRARKIVGQHQGLYFYTIGQRKGIGLPGGPYYVLDKDIKRNLLIVTKNDKDLYKKELIAKNINWISGKEPELPLKIKAKIRYRHRPASATIIKKLKAKTYRLIFDKPQRAVTPGQSAVFFKGQELLGGGIISKL